Proteins co-encoded in one Anolis carolinensis isolate JA03-04 unplaced genomic scaffold, rAnoCar3.1.pri scaffold_9, whole genome shotgun sequence genomic window:
- the chst8 gene encoding carbohydrate sulfotransferase 8, whose translation MSRMKLTCMFSFILLFGAAGLVVFIHLQDPEEIIHQQTPGMRYHVESQPPKKDCSPGRYREGKAHAKADDGFPAGPPRPSLPTMQQQRRLQKHPNPVVAKGLPRKGWGHRFPRMHKRRRRFVLKKSPVRLAVNETVLKTEEAEDDVRWKNLYQTQRERKRIMKDTCSKYKSNSKRIVTPYHVSRIFVEDKYRVLYCEVPKAGCSNWKRVLMVLNGLASSTSAIQHNTVHYGNYLKRLDGFDRKGINHRLSTYTKMLFVREPFEKLVSAFRDKFEHPNNYYHPVFGRPIVSKYRANATKEALRTGSGVTFPEFIQYLLDVHRPVGMDIHWEHVNRLCSPCVIDYDFIGRFETMEEDANFFLHLVKAPQNLTFPRFKDRHSDEERTTTQITRQYFQQLSPSQRQRSYDFYYMDYLMFNYSKPFEDLY comes from the exons GAATGAGATATCACGTGGAGTCTCAGCCGCCCAAAAAA GACTGCTCACCCGGCCGCTATCGGGAGGGGAAGGCGCACGCCAAGGCGGATGACGGATTCCCGGCCGGGCCGCCGAGGCCTTCGTTGCCGACCATGCAGCAGCAGCGCCGACTTCAGAAGCATCCGAACCCGGTTGTGGCGAAAGGCCTTCCGAGGAAAGGCTGGGGACATCGTTTCCCTCGGATGCACAAACGCCGGCGGAGATTCGTCCTCAAGAAGAGCCCCGTCCGGCTGGCGGTCAACGAGACCGTGCTGAAGACGGAGGAGGCCGAGGATGACGTCCGGTGGAAGAACCTCTACCAGACGCAACGGGAGCGCAAGCGGATCATGAAGGACACCTGCTCCAAGTACAAGAGCAACAGCAAGCGCATCGTGACGCCCTACCACGTCTCCCGCATCTTCGTGGAGGACAAGTACCGGGTGCTGTACTGCGAGGTGCCCAAGGCCGGCTGCTCCAACTGGAAGCGGGTCTTGATGGTCCTCAACGGCTTGGCCTCCTCCACCAGCGCCATCCAGCACAACACCGTCCATTACGGGAACTACCTGAAGCGCTTGGACGGCTTCGACCGCAAGGGCATCAACCACCGGCTGAGCACGTACACCAAGATGCTCTTCGTCCGCGAACCCTTCGAGAAGCTGGTCTCGGCCTTCCGGGACAAGTTCGAGCACCCCAACAACTACTACCACCCCGTCTTTGGCCGGCCCATCGTGTCCAAGTACCGGGCCAACGCCACCAAGGAGGCCCTTCGGACGGGTTCCGGGGTCACCTTCCCCGAGTTCATCCAGTACCTGCTGGACGTGCACCGGCCGGTGGGGATGGACATCCACTGGGAGCACGTCAACCGCCTCTGCAGCCCGTGCGTCATCGACTACGACTTCATCGGGAGGTTTGAAACCATGGAGGAGGACGCCAACTTCTTCCTGCATTTGGTCAAAGCCCCCCAGAACTTGACTTTCCCGCGGTTTAAGGACCGGCACTCCGACGAGGAGCGGACCACCACGCAGATCACGAGACAGTATTTCCAGCAACTCTCCCCGTCTCAGCGGCAGCGTAGTTACGATTTCTACTATATGGATTATCTCATGTTTAATTACTCCAAGCCCTTTGAAGACTTGTATTGA